In Microplitis mediator isolate UGA2020A chromosome 9, iyMicMedi2.1, whole genome shotgun sequence, the DNA window GCGATTATacgaaaaattgttaatttagtcATTGGATTTTCTCCTGAAGTACGAGAGATACATCTAAAATGAGTTGGTACAATTTAGTCTAAAGTTTAATCGTATACATAAAGATTCATTACGAAATTGACAGTAAATGGAAtagtttaattaaagttttcatttttatgacTCAAGTGACAAATCTGTATGAAAAATCTGTACGATTTGAAGTTTTTTAACGTCATGAATCATCtataatcgtaaaataatattgcaatttctggttgcgaatgaagattaaaaacgattaaaaatttaatcgtttttaatcatctttaatcattaattgacgtttcaaaacaattaaaacatttttaatcgtCATTAATCGTAATTTCTAATCAGGGATTTGACGCgacttataaagttttaaagcCGACTAAATTTTAGAATCAATccatcaaataaattacaagttatctaaaaaaaacgtttttaaaaattttattttttaactatctCCGAATGTACCGTACTGATTATGCTGGATTTCTAAAAAATGGTTGGAATTAATGAGTCACTTTAAACGCCAACTCAAAAAGCCAAATTggtttatccgttcaaaagttagagaatatttacacacatacgtacgtacgctcatacacacatacatacaatcGGACATCATTTTGAAATTGGAACAActtagaacctcaaaacgtcaataTCCGTTTGAGATTTGATTATCGGaaatcggaccaaaaccaataactttgtGGTGATGTAGTGATGCCACGAAAAACATAGAATCCCCGTAAATTGAATAGTTTGgccacattttttatttttatgactcGATCGACAAATCtatgtggaaaaaatatttgattaacAACATGCCTTTTGCATTTTTGTAGTCACAGCTTAAATATCGTCGAttgatcataatttttttaaaatttagtgCTTTTATTAGGGtgtttgaagaaaaaaaaaatttttttttcgctgaaACTGATCGAGAAGTTTCACCTAGACATCAAAatacgcctgtgaaaattaatgctcttaatattaacattaagaggttccgcATCGCactttttatttgtcataatAATACCatggaaacaaatttttttgcgtcttcggatttttataattagctAACGATAAGTCGTAGGATGAATTTGCAGACATGGTTTGGTAGAAGGTTGAATGCTCTATAAAAATGGTATCTtaagattttttgataaatccatctgttttAAGTTATTTGGGcttaaagtcaaatttatgtcaaattttgaggtttattttattttttcggtgaAACCATTAggcttatcataaaatgtcatatagatctttttgtagataattttatttcttaaaaattatctttcatAAAGTTTCTCAAAACTccacattgttttctagttattttcattttaatgtcaagcttatagaaaaatagtattctgatcaattttcagagcttgacataaaaataaaaataactagaagaAAATGCGGAATTTTAAGAAACTATGAGAGAGATAAGTTTAAGGAATAAAGTTATCTACaagaaaatctcataaaattttgtgataagtctggtAGTTTCACCgcaaaaaaatctcaaaattaaatataaatttgactttaagctcaaataacttttgaacagttacatttatcaaaaaatgataagactTTCGTTTCAGAataataaattctctacagaagctatttatgaaaatcagaagacgcaaaaaaaattttttctatgttattcttatgaaaaatatatttgtacgATGCGGAATCTCAATGTGAATATCACTAGTCCTAATTTTCAGATTCATCATTTTATATCTAagtgaaacttttgaacctgtttcatagaaaaaagcattcggatttttttgaaacaccctagtgtttattcaataatttttatatagttttaaatCCTCGACTTAGATATTGCgaagtaatataataataataataataatagtgcattttgaataatcaatgaaaacaatttcaaCTGAGTCTGCATCTtaacgataaataatatttctatcattttaaatattgtcaAAAAGCCACTATTTTTATCTACTGACTTAAAGACCATTAAAACTTTTACAGGTAACCGAAAAATACATATTTCGGATTTAGTTTAGCTTTacagttattaaaatttatttttctacaagATTTTTAAAGAACCTGCGAAAAAATGTTCACgcatgaccatgcctgttcatgaaTGATCATATCTGATGTTCAATATGTTCaagcctgatcatacatgggCGTGCCTGTTATGTTTGATCAAGCCTGGAAGAAGTTAAAAACCTCCAGCTCTAATCAGGTCTGATATGTTAGTTCATGTCTGACTAACCATGAGCAAGCATGGTCGTGTCCAATGTTATAAAGTGATTCACACATAATTATGCATGTCCATGCCCGATATTTTgaactaaattttaaaaagttaattagcGATAATTATAGGTAAATTTAACCTTTAGTAAGTTTTCAATCATggccaaaataattttataaattgaataataaaatataccgtTTATTGACCATTTACGAGGTTAACGATTGGAATCAATGTACAcacaaaacattaaaaaaattttttcgtagcaTAGTTGGTCGCTTAAATAGATAGTTGCCCACAAGAAACTTCATATAATACtcttttttataacttttatgataattaatttacattatAGATTATTTATATGTTCTAATTTAAGGTATATTTACAACTTTCAATGAGGTGATTATAAGAAATTTACTTTGTTTCAGACCCGGAAAAAGTTATTAGACCTAATCAGATCTTTACAGGCACGAGTCACTTGAACTTATATCGACAAAATAAATGACTGGATGAATTATAACTGATCAGACATAAACAGGTGCAAGTCTTCAGATCTGaccagacatgaacagacttgatcagatctgatcatacccggtcatttttcatgtctgatcaggtctgatcatttttttctgggaaaaaataaattgtcgcgtggggtaaataaaaataagctgttgtaaattttcttacgttctcattcaaaatttttgctgaacTTTGATAGACACGCTAAGAAAAGATAGATACAATCTGGCTGCAAATTATAGTGCCCACAAAATTGTCTGAGATAGATATGCCCGTAAACTCTCCGATTttgcaaaaattttcagttaaacGACTTGatgaacaatttttataatagtaaCCGGCTATTATGATATTTGAAGTTTTCGGTCAAAATTCTCGCtgaattatgaaaaacacTCTAAAAATAGATAGATGCAGTATGACTGCGAATCGTTTTGTCTACAAAGCCGTCTATTATGAATTGGTCCGTAATCTCATCAGTGGtaatgttataatttttatttgaaggaTTTAATCGACAAATGTGATGGGAAAGTCAGGCGTTCTGAATTTTGTGAAAGCGTCAGTCAAGATTCTCGCTTAATCATGAacgatttcttaaaaaatataataatacaacATTGTTGCTAATTGCATTatctaaaacatttttgatgataaatttgGCTGTAGTTTCAGTAGTTTCACCACAATTTACAGTTAAAAGACTTATAAGACAATTTCTATGAACAAAAGAgcttttttaacttattttaGGTTTTCAGTCAATATTTCCATTGAAGTATAATAGAAACGCTAAAAACAGATAAATATAATCTGATTCAATGATTTGTCACGATGATCCGATTTGAGAAAAAGTCAGCTGTTTTTAATTTCGTACAGTTcttagtttaaatttttgttaggCTCTGATAGTTGCGGCCAAAACAGCCAGACAAAATCTGATTGCAAATTGAGTTGTCAACAAGAATTACCGACAAATCCGTAATAGACAATTTTTAAGGCAAACAAATATGTAGACAGaatgcatatatttatttttagcgtATCTATCATTCCCGTTTGACATGAATGTCAGAAAGACATCTTCTCGATATCAGAAAGATagcataattttttagataacttTATGATACAAATAATATGTCTTTCTGACATTTATGCCGAGTGGGTTGTTTAACGGTAATCTTGATTGAGAACCTTACTAATTCAGAACTACGCACTTTTCCATAATATTTGTGCATCAAATCTTTCAACCGAAAATTTTAGCGACATCACTGGACGCGAAAAATTCACGATAGACGACTTTGTAGACGATACGATCTGCATCTAAATTCTATCAATCTATTTTTCGCCTATATATCATATAGATCAGCAATAATTTTGACTAAGAATTTTACAGGATTCCGAACGGCCGTTTTCTCACCCCACATGGCATTaatcacaaataaaaattttggcgaatttatcgattttaccGACAAATCTATACAAGACATTTTATTGGCAGAACCATTAGCAGTCAGATTGAATTCATCCATTTTCAGAGTGTCTATCATAGCTTATCAAAAAACTTTTCTAAGAACCTTAGAAAATCCAGAACGCCCAGCTTTCCCATTATATTTGACAATTGAGTCcttcaactaaaaattatagcaAAACTACTGAGTttacacaaaaatttataataataaattttgtagacAAGACGATTTACAGCCAGATTGTATTTCTTAGTTTTAGCGTATTCGTCATAGTTGAGCAAGAACTTTGACTGAACAATTCACAAATATCAGAACAaccgtttttttaaaaaacgattctATCAGAACTTTTTCCAGAACTTCAGATTACACCAGTCCTGATGTTCACATTAGCTGCAAGTCGATGGAAATCTATAGCTAAAATTAGTCGTCAATTTTCCTAgaaaaacttaaaaacttGATGGTGCCAATAGTTGATGCTAACTAGTAATCAacatatgaataaaattttaccctTCAAATTTTCTTCCGCAACTTCCTGGGTTAACTCGTCTTCGGATTGCAACGGTAGATTTAcaccaattaatttttaatactgtACTCATGCTTTAGTCAAAACTTGGATTTCAGAAACTTGAAGGAAACTTAATGTTAACCTGAATGAAAACACCAAACAACAAGTTTTGATAGTGTGAGTGTGGCTATCCGAGACGTTTCTGATATCGGTTTACAGACAAAaattcttgactcaagataattcttcttcaaataagaaatttttacgTAGTAGAATGAAAACTATCTATATAGATAGCTGCTACGGCAATACGTGTTGCTACATTAACAATTCGCGTTGTTATACTTACAATACGGATTGCTATATTGACCGTTTGGATTGGTATATTAACCATTTGAATTGCTACATTAACAATTTGGATTgctataataatagtaatctATAGGAATCGTTAATACAGCAATACCAAGTATGGAGAATATAATCAAAGAATATGGTTAAATTGACAATATTTTATGGAATATTGGAGATAATTAATTCAGCGATTTAGTCTTGCCAAGTTAGCGATACATTTTGATATGACAACCATCTACCATCAGCACTACTTCAGATGGTTAAAAtaatcacatttttttttcagtgtacattaattatatgattatcataaataaattaatgtaatcaaataatgttaaataatctcttaagttttttttaacccaatgtgtttttatgaaaaaatattttattttcatgccAAAACCATTTTAAGAAAGATTCATACGATCAGTTCAGCATTTAACCAAAATGtcgtaaacaaaatttttttcagttatttGCAAAAGTACTTTACGACACCAAAACGGTCTGGGTTCAATTTCTGCGTTGAGCGATAAttgtttttctcaatttttttttgaatacacAACTCATTAAagagagtttattttaattctctaaaatgcttttgaaaaaatttacctgCTTCACAGCATTGTTGATTATATTTGAACTAAAAAATGATGgtttcgattaaaaaaaaaaatatattttttaacctcACAAATTTATTTGCTCCACTGAAGAAATTCATTACttagctgaaaattttttttttgcgacaaaaaaaacttcttggCCTACGAAAGTTTTTctcgatttaaataattatttttcttactgcaaatacttttttgttttaGCTCAAGACATTTTTTCGTGACTCAGTAAGGTAACAGCCTTCAAACAAGAATGAAATTGCTtgagttaagaaaaaaatgttcttaaaccaagacaaaaatttgtttactgaaaatttctttcagACGAAGAAAATAATGTCTTCCGTGACGTTAAGgcgattttttttggttcaagattCCCTTTTTCATCTGTGTTCTATTTAGCCCACAAAAATATGACGATTAAACTAATGGCTAGCTTCATGCAAAGGATTTGATTAGTTTTTGTATGATTTTTAGCATTTTTCAATCGATATTAAATTAGTTTTCAGATAGTGCGAGCAATGAACAAAATATTCTGATAATGCCTATTGTAATAACAAATAAGATCAACGTACAAATAGTAAACCAAGATTAGTtagctaaaaatttatttcgatagATCAtagttaaattattgattagaTGGATTTTTATCAGTTTCTGATAACAATACTTCTCATCAGAGTACCAGTAGATTCGGTAATATATATTagataaatagtaaacaaacAAGCACCTGACTTATGTCAATCGTCTCATGGTTAGCATTGCGCATAACCGGAATGCGCGGCGTAGCTGCGCCATGACTACTAAGGTATTATAGGTGCTCAAAAGTGCCAttgtgtgaattttttttttcatttttgggtATACTAAAAAACGATGATTACATAGCTttacattaatattttgaacgtatgtacgcaaaaaaaaaaaagtaaaaaaaaaggtcctcAAAAGCCacattacataaatatatatatatatatatatatatatatatatatatatatatatatatatatatatatatatatatatatatgtatatatatatatatatatatatatatatatatatatatatatatatacatacatagatataatagtatatgaaattgaatttcatagtttattattattattataatgattattattatatcgGTTCCAGTAGTACTAACatcactaaatattttttgatttccatTTCATTTAATATCACGAATTTAACTTTCTTACATAGATTACAAACCCAACGACAGTTATAAATTTCGCGCGAGCAAGTCATGTGAGATGCTATTCAGCAAATGGAACAGATTACCTTGGATTTTGATATTTCTTCTTCGCACACTCGAcaacaacaatttttattatcatcttCATTACGTGCATTAAAATCATTgtcattttcattattttcataagtatcattatcatttttattatcttagcgAGTATCATTGGCATTTTCGTTATATTCATTCATATCGTCATCTTCGTTAATATCattgtcatttttattaatatcattatcattttcattATCTTTGCGAGTATCATTGGCATTTTCATTATGTTCATTCATCTCATCATCTTCGTTAATATCattgtcatttttattaatatcattatcaCTTTCATTATCTTCGCGATTATCATTGGCATTTTCATTACATTCGATCGTATCATCATCTTCGTTAATATCattgtctttatttttatttttatcaatatcattatcattttcattatttacattatttacatcatcattgttattatcacTATCATCTTGACTCTCGATAAGCTCATCAGTACTTGATGTAGAGTCGAGAAAAtgtatctgaaaaattttagttacgaaa includes these proteins:
- the LOC130675165 gene encoding glycosyltransferase-like protein gnt13, yielding MIILMIALSFGSGKKKCEAFFSIHLVHSIGEEYLAINKFSNHHNHECEKIHFLDSTSSTDELIESQDDSDNNNDDVNNVNNENDNDIDKNKNKDNDINEDDDTIECNENANDNREDNESDNDINKNDNDINEDDEMNEHNENANDTRKDNENDNDINKNDNDINEDDDMNEYNENANDTR